One Thauera sp. K11 DNA window includes the following coding sequences:
- a CDS encoding acyl-CoA dehydrogenase family protein, producing MAETYDPPVDELRFVLDASAPWHRVLALPAFAHVDEALVSAILEEGARFCAGVLAPINHPGDEQGCVLDDGQVRVPAVFREAYAAFVKGGWAGVDLPEEVGGQALPTTLAVAFSEMVNGACVAFGMMACMVRAGAHLILEHGEPAMARRIAHELLNGEAGATIVITEPQAGSDVSAIRTRAVPESDGEGRTIALPDPRFSLPAPTRTTRGRSTTSCWRGLQAGKPVPGSRCSSCPSARRMSQRCRLRRPTACRCWGSRRKWG from the coding sequence ATGGCAGAAACCTACGATCCGCCGGTGGACGAGCTGCGCTTTGTCCTGGACGCATCCGCGCCGTGGCACCGCGTGCTCGCGCTGCCGGCCTTTGCCCATGTCGATGAGGCGCTTGTGAGCGCCATCCTGGAGGAGGGGGCCAGGTTCTGCGCCGGTGTGCTGGCGCCGATCAACCATCCAGGTGATGAACAGGGCTGCGTGCTGGACGACGGGCAGGTGCGGGTGCCGGCAGTCTTTCGCGAGGCGTACGCGGCTTTCGTGAAAGGGGGATGGGCGGGGGTTGACCTGCCGGAGGAGGTCGGAGGGCAGGCGTTGCCGACGACGCTGGCGGTTGCCTTTTCCGAGATGGTCAACGGCGCCTGCGTCGCGTTCGGCATGATGGCTTGCATGGTGCGTGCCGGTGCCCACCTGATCCTGGAGCATGGCGAACCGGCCATGGCCCGGCGTATCGCGCATGAACTGCTCAACGGCGAGGCTGGCGCGACCATCGTGATCACCGAGCCGCAGGCCGGTTCCGACGTCTCCGCGATCCGCACACGCGCGGTACCCGAGAGCGACGGCGAGGGGCGGACTATCGCCTTACCGGATCCAAGGTTTTCATTACCTGCGCCGACCAGGACTACACGGGGCAGATCTACCACTTCGTGCTGGCGCGGACTGCAGGCCGGCAAACCGGTGCCGGGCTCTCGCTGTTCGTCGTGCCCAAGCGCCCGGCGGATGTCGCAGCGCTGCCGGCTTCGGCGACCAACGGCGTGTCGGTGCTGGGGCTCGAGAAGAAAATGGGGTTGA